Below is a genomic region from Constrictibacter sp. MBR-5.
GGTCGCAGACCTGGAGCACCTGCCGGACGTTCTGTTCGACGATCAGCACGGTGAAGCCCTCCTGCCGGATGCGCCGGACCAGGTCGAACACCTGCTGGACGATCACCGGCGCCAGGCCCGCCGACGGCTCGTCCATCAGCAGCAGCTTCGGCGACGACATCAGCGCCCGGCCGATCGCGCACATCTGCTGCTCGCCGCCCGACATCGTGCCGGCCAGCTGCCTGCGGCGCTCGCGCATCCGCGGGAAGAGCTCGTAGACGAACTCCAGCTGCTGGCGGAACTTCGACCGGGCGGCCGAGGGAAAGGCGCCCATGCGCAGATTGTCCTCGACGGTCATGCCGGGAAACAGCCGCCGGTTCTCCGGCACGTGCGCGATGCCGAGATCGATGATCTGGTGCGGCGGCACGTCGGCCAGACGCCGCCCCTCCATCTCGATCGTGCCGGCGCGCGACGGGATGAGGCCGGAGATGACGCGCATCAGCGTCGTCTTGCCCGCTCCGTTCGGGCCCAGCACGGCGACCGCTTCGCCCGCCCGCACGTCGAGCGAGACGTCGAACAGCGCCTGGAAGCTGGCATAGCCGGCGTCGACGTTGCGCAACTGCAGCATGCCCGCTCCGATCCTCCCTTGGCGGCCTCCGGTCGTCCCGGCGCGGCTTCTTCTCGTTCGGCCGGTGCCGCGGCTGCGGCGCCGGGTGGTTCAGGCCCCGGTTAAGGCTGCGGTTCAGGCGCGGGCGGCGACGGTCGCCTGGGCGGCCGCGCTGTCGCGGCCCAGATAGACCTCGATCACGCGCGGATCGTGCGCCACCTCGGACGGCAGGCCCTCGGAGATCTTCTCGCCGTGGTCGAGCACCATCACCCGGTCGACGACCCGCATCAGCACGCCCATGATGTGTTCGACCCAGATGATCGTGATGCCCAGTTCGCGCCGGATGCGGTCGAGCATGTCTGCGGCCTGGTCCATCTCCGCCTCGTCCAGCCCGCCCAGGCTCTCGTCGGCGAGGAGGAGGGTCGGCTGGGTGGCGAGCGCCTTGGCGAGTTCGAGCTTCTTCAGGCCGGCCGCACCCAGCAGCCCGACCTCCGCCTTCGGGTCGTTCGGCAGGCGCACCGCCTCGATCGCCCGCTCCGCCGCCTCCCAGGCCTTGGTGCGGCTGACGGTGCCGCCCTGGCCGAAATAGCCGGCCAGCGCGACGTTCTCCAGGATGGTCAGCCGGCGAAAGGGGCGCGGGATCTGGAAGGTGCGGCCGATGCCCATGTGGCAGATGCGGTCGGGCGACAGGCCGCCGATCTCGCGTCCGTCGAGCCGGATCGACCCCGCCGTCGGCTTCAGCGTGCCGGAGACCATGTTGAAAATGGTGCTCTTGCCCGACCCGTTCGGCCCGATGAGGCCCAGGATCTCGCCCTTCGCCACCTCGAAGGACACGTCGTTCACCGCCGTGAAGCCGCCGAAGCGCTTCGTCAGCCCCGCTACGGAGAGCATCGCGACCTCCTGCCTGGAAGGGTCCGTCGCCTCCGCGTCGGTCAGCGCGCCGCGTAGGCGTGCGCCGCCGGCAGCGGCAGCACCGGCTCGGCGGCCGCGATCGTCGCCGGCCAGACGATGCTGGGCTCACCCTTCACGAACTGGATCACCACCGGGAAGGAGCGCGCGTTCTGCCCGGCCATCGGGTCGCCCGGCGGATTGAACTTCACGCCGTAGCCCTGCATCGTCCCGCCCTCGGGGATGTCGGTGTCGAGTGCCGCCTTGCGCAGCGCCTCGGCATCCCAGCCGCCGTATGTCTTGATCGCGCGGGGCAGCACGTCGCTGAAGAAGATCCAGCTGTTGTTGTAGCCCATGCTGGTGTGCGGCGGGATCGCGTCGACCTTCTTCTCGCGCTTGTACCCCGCGACCATGTCGTCGATCAGCTCCGGGATGCCGGCCGCCAGCTTGGAGCGGTCCATCATCTGCGCCGGTGCCGGATCGACCGTGAAAAGCAGGTCGACGTCGTCGCCGAAGGTCGCCTTCAGCTTGTCGATCTGGCTGTGGCCGGCGCCGTGGCCGACCAGCGCCTTCCAGCGCAGGCCGAGTTCGCGCGCCTGGCGCATGAACAGCGTGATGTCGGGATTGTAGCCGG
It encodes:
- a CDS encoding ABC transporter ATP-binding protein yields the protein MLQLRNVDAGYASFQALFDVSLDVRAGEAVAVLGPNGAGKTTLMRVISGLIPSRAGTIEMEGRRLADVPPHQIIDLGIAHVPENRRLFPGMTVEDNLRMGAFPSAARSKFRQQLEFVYELFPRMRERRRQLAGTMSGGEQQMCAIGRALMSSPKLLLMDEPSAGLAPVIVQQVFDLVRRIRQEGFTVLIVEQNVRQVLQVCDRAYLLEAGSIRAEGTAAELLDSEHVRKAYIGV
- a CDS encoding ABC transporter ATP-binding protein, with translation MLSVAGLTKRFGGFTAVNDVSFEVAKGEILGLIGPNGSGKSTIFNMVSGTLKPTAGSIRLDGREIGGLSPDRICHMGIGRTFQIPRPFRRLTILENVALAGYFGQGGTVSRTKAWEAAERAIEAVRLPNDPKAEVGLLGAAGLKKLELAKALATQPTLLLADESLGGLDEAEMDQAADMLDRIRRELGITIIWVEHIMGVLMRVVDRVMVLDHGEKISEGLPSEVAHDPRVIEVYLGRDSAAAQATVAARA